The Triticum aestivum cultivar Chinese Spring chromosome 5A, IWGSC CS RefSeq v2.1, whole genome shotgun sequence genomic sequence TCGTGGCCGTCCATGACCGGCATCTGCTTGTCCGTGAGGATGAGATCGTACGCGCCGCCGCCCCCGACGCGCTCCCGCACGCGCCGCACCGCCTCGGCGCCGTTCTCCGCCTCATCCGCCTCCACGCCGGCCGCCCTCAGCACCGCTCTTGCCAGAACCTGCCGCTCCAACATGTATGATCACGTAAGCAAGCATCACGTACGCACTGCTCGTACTCGATCGCCTACTCTGCGACATGAATCAATTGAGGAACAGAATAGTATGTATCACGTACCCTGTGGATCTCCTCGTCCTCCACCAGGAGCACCCTGATCCTCCTCCGAtccatcgtctctctctctctctctctctctctctctctctctctctctctctctctctctctctctctctctctctctctctctctctctctctctctctctgtgtgtgtgtgtgtgtgtgtgtgcagtaaCCCACTTCCCTGGAGAAACACACTACTCGATCGGAGTAGTGATTATATGCCGAGTGCCGTGGGAGGTCGATGGTTGGCCGGATCGATGGGGGCTGAGGCTGAGAGCACACAGATGACAGATCACGGTGTATCCCCGGGACGTTTACATTACACGGAGTTGCATGGGTTGTAAATCTACACGCCATCTGCCGGTGCCTGGCCTCTTTTCGGCAAGAATCTGTACGATCGTAACCACTACCGCCCGCACCCGGTGTTAACTAGTCCCACGCATGCTACTACCCTCCTCACGGCTGGCCGGTAACAGTAACACTACACGTACTACGTACTCCGGCCGTACGTGCGTGCGTGCCTGCGTACGTAGATAAAAGGTACGTAGCTAATTGCCTGATCAAGTAAACAACAATGACCCGGCCGTACGTGCGTGCGTACTTTACGTGCAAGTGAACGGCGCGCGCTAGCTGCAATAATTGGCAGGAGCAGTCCAGTCCATGGGCGCAAGCAAAGGGCGCGCACATGCATGACACGGTTGCCACGCGAGCTGTGTATCTGTGAACACCGAGTGGTGATTGGGCTCGCCGGCCGATCATTGCTTATTTTATGTGGCTGCTCGCCCGGACTCGTGCAAGGAAGCAGCCGCTAGCTTAATTATTAATCTGCCGGGCCGATCCAGTGTAGCGTGAATTGTTTCGTCGAGCAGGAGGATATGCTCAATCTTAATTGGCTTGGGCAGCTGCGCGGACGTACTTGCATACTGATCGTGTAGATTCGGTAGTGCACGTGTCGTTCTCTGATTTGGTTTCATTTGAAACAAACACGCGCGCTGTATTGAGCTTCTGCGATGACTTTGTCATTACTCCCTCCGTCTTTATTTACTCTGCGTATTAGCTTTGATCAAAGTCAAGCTtcgtaaactttgacaaagtttatagacaaaaatattaacatgtaCAGTAAcaatagattcattattgaatgtacttgcgcatCATATAGATTTCTTATGATAAATATTTATATTCTGTTCTATAAAACTATAGAAAGTTTGACTTCAGcaactctaatatgcggagtaaataaaaacaaaaggaatacaaAGCTCTGTGTTTTTTATCTTGTGTAGACATTGTTCAAGTGTGTGACCTATGTTGGTGATGTTGTGTGTATATGCTTATTGTGCACGTCTATCTTGTACTCAATGTACAAGCTCACCTCTTCTAGTCGTGGGCTCCGTCATGCTCTCACCTTCCCTGACCGCGGAAGCGGCAACATGTTGTTGGACAGGGCCACATTCTGCCGTGAGGGCAATACGCTCTTCTTTCAGCAGCCGGAGCTCAACCGCTCCCGGCCCGATCCCTTATCTTCTCAGACGGCGACGCCGGCCGGAGCGGAGACGGGAGAGGTGCATGGCGTTGTCCTATGTATATAGAGTCTAGGTATAGGTTGAGGTCGAGTAGTGCCCATGTGGCGTATGGCTGTATGCCGATGTGGAGAGCGCCGCCGCCGCGTACGAGCAGCGGCTGGTGGCTCACGGTGGCTGCGTCTCAGGCAAGGCTGGCTGGCGGCCAGTCGCTGCCGAGGGGCGTGCTGCTGGCTCATCCACCAATAAGCTCGTCTGGTCCCCTGTTCTGGAGGCTCTCCGATATTTCTCTAGCTCGTGGCGTCGCCGTGGTGGTGAAGACGAAGAGTAGAAGAGATGGAGAACCAGATCGGGTCAGTGCTCTTATCCGGTGGCTGTTTGGGAGTGGCCTTGGCGCCAGCTACGGCGTTCGGCGGCCGGCCGGCTCCATCACGTCATCGTACATGCTGGCCGAAGGGCGGCCTTTCTACTTCTTCCTCCCGGCCAAGATGCCTAAAGGGAGGCAGCTCATCTTCTGCACGGAGTCTATGGCGTGGTGCCATGGAAGCTTAGTTGTCCCAAGTGGCAATGTCCCCGGCGACGGCGAAGTTACGGCCGTGCAGAAGATGtcaaggacccgattgcttttcTTATCTGGTTGTTGGGGTCCTCTTTGTAAAAGACAGGGACCAGTGTGTTATTTGCAGTTAGTTCTGGGTCCGTCTGTAAAATGCTGTGTACTTCATGTTCAGTGTTAATGCAGCATCAGGGTCCTTCTGGACCCGtcttttgttcaaaaaaaaaaaaagcagcCGGAGCTCGCCGACAACCGCCCCATCACGTTGTTTAAGGACAATGAAAGAGATTAGACCATTGGCTACCTGGACAGGCTATGGTTAATGCCTTAATGGTAGGCATGTTTTTCAAGTACACTAGGGCACCTCCCTGATGGTGGTGATGGCTTGCGCGTTTGTGCGTCGTCTCTTGTAATTGTTGAAAcaatcccccctccccccccccccctcttaatGGAAAAGACATGCAACGCTTTTGCATGTTCTTGAAAAACCCTCGACGAGCTCTGGCATCCGAAGGGTGCCCACTGCTTCTTCTCCCACTTGGGAGATTTCTGCTCAGCTAACCAATATTGCTTTGAGGGCGACAACACTAGCATGCGAGAGCTCGTCATGGTGGCGCACGGCACCACGCTCCCTCGCGGCGCCCATCGCTTGCAAGTTCGCATTTGATGTTGTCCCCAAGCTCCCTCCCGGGCCTCCACCCTCCCGATGAAACACTCCTCCGATTGCGTCGTTCTCGGCGGCTCTCCCCTGATCACGGTCATGGCCAATGGTGCACTTGTCTCTCTACTCGTTCCCTCTCGGTGGAGGTCATCGATGTTGTCATAGCCTCTCATCTAGTGTCACTGTTGCTCGGTAGTACTGTCGCTCCTCGCACTCCCTACTCCTGTGGCTCACGACATGCTTGTCACGTTCATCGCGGCTCCACCTCCTGCTATTGACAATGAGCCACCATCTCTTCCCGTCTTCATTGATACACTGGCACCCATGCTGACGAGGCTGTTTGGATCGACGCCCTCATGCGCCAAGCCAAAAAATTGGTCGTTGACCCAGCCTGGGCACTCCTTTGGATGGATGCCAAATTATTGGCGCGCCCACGCCTACACAGCAGCCCCAGTTCAAATCTGAGCCAAAGTTTTGGCAAGGCGTGGGTGGCGGATTCCTTCGCCAATTAATTGGCGAGCCAACGTTTGGCAGGGCGAGCAATGGCTCAATCCAAACAACCCACGAGTGTGTGCTTCATCGGAACAGCCGCTCCTCCAAAATGAGCAGGCTTTCTACTCATCCGTGACTGCGCATGCGGTTATTGCCAAGGCAAAAAAGCTTGATCTCTCCTCTGCATCCAAGGATCTCGCTGATGCTCTCGTAGATGCCAAGATCAGTGATAAGGATGGTATCATCAACATGGACGAACCCGGCCCCGCATCTCACTCTGCCCTAGTGGCCATTGCGTTGATCTACGGAGTAGCTAAGGAGGAAATCATTAGCATCGTGTCCTCCTTGTTGCCCGGTCTCCATGATCTCTAATGACTCGAGACATAACCATCTTTTGTTCGTCCCTAGAGGGCGCTCCACCATGGGTCATTTTGGTACTCGCCCCTGCATATAATCGTTGCTTTTGCATGCCGCCCCTTAGTTCTGTTAGACTAAGTATATAGtagatatacgtgttgtaacataatctgtatttgtacggttccctcttataaatatatgacagccgtacccaccaagggtattgagcattgttccaaaccctagtatgtctaacatggtatcagacgaCGCGTTCGATCCGCGCAGCGCTTCCGCCTCCTCTGCTGCCGCCGCGTCGGTCTCCGCCGCGCCGCCTCTCTCCACCCTGGCGACGGAATGCCGTTCCTAGCGTCGCCTCCGCTCGCCTGGGCCCGATCTGTTGTGTCGTGGTCACAGCCTCCCGCGCTGCCTCGATCGCCCGCGATGCACCCAATCGCGGCCGGCCCCCCGATCACGTCGTGTTACGCGCCTCCACCGCCGGCCTCCTACGGCGCCTCCGTGCAGGCGTCCTACGGTGGTCATCCTGCCCCGGCCCAGTCCCCCGACGCGCCGCTGGTCTCGGGGCCCTATGGCGCTCCCGTACAGGCGCCCTACGGTGGCCCGTACCCCGCACCGTACGTCGCGCCATCAACGGCGTCGTACGTGTCGTATGGTGCGCCCTATGCCGCCGCCCCTGTGTCGTACGCCGCGCCTCCCGCACTCCCTTACGGTGTGCCCCTCCGGTGCTCTACGGTCATCACCAGCCCTACAGTCATCACCAACACTCCCGTGTGCCTCCGTCGGCCGATGCACTTGTTCCGTACAGTGTCGTCCCGACGCCTGAACTGCAGCTCTCCGCGCCGGTGGCCGATCCAGGACCGTTCCACTTCGCTCATCTGGTGACGGTGAAGCTCTCTGCTGATAACTACCTCCTGTGGCGCGCTCAAGTGTTGCAGCTGATGCGTAGCCACTACCTTGAGCGATATGTTGATGGCTCGTTGCCGGGCCCTCCGGCCATGGTTCCAGTACCCTCGTCCCATGGTGGCTCCGTCATGGTACCCAACCCTGCTCATCGTCGGTGGATCGCTCAGAATCAAGCCATCCTGGGGGCTATTCAGTCTTCGCTCACTCCGTCTGTGGCCGGCATGGTAGTCTTTGCCGCGGCGTCGAGGGATGCATGGACCATACTCGACTCCAGCTTCTCCTCGCAGTAGCTGGCATGTTCTTCTGCCATTCGTAATCAGCTGGGTGAGGTCAAGAAGAATGACCTCTCCGTCACGGCCTTCttcaacaaggtcaaaattttggctGATACAATGTCCTCCATTGGGCAGCCTCTTCGTGATGAGGAGTTTACTTCGTTCATTCTCAATGGGCTTGATGAGGACTATGACTCTTGTTGAAAACGTCAATGGACGTGACACGCCGATGCCGCCTCGTGACCTCTACGCGTGCCTCCTCAACACGGAATAGCGGCTCGCTACTCGCCGCTCTGTCGGAGTCTACACGGAGGTCCCGTCTGTGAACGTTGCTCACCGCGGGGGTGCCCGTGGGGCCAAGCAGAAATCGCCGCCATCCACGGGCAACCAGCCCCgtccgctgatacgtccattttgcatcatgcttttatatcgatatttattgcattatgggatgttattacacattatgtcacaatacttatgcctattctctcttattttacaaggtttacataaagagggagaatgccggcagctggaattctgggctggaaaaggagcaaatattagagacctattctgcacagctccaaaagtcctgaaacttcacggaagttactttcagaatatataaaaaatactgaacgaaagaagtaccagaggggggccacccaccagccacgagggtgggggcgcgccctacccccctgggcgcgccccctgcctagtgggccccctggtggccctccgatgcccatcttctgctatacggagtctttcgtcgaggaaaaaaatcataagtaagctttcgggacgagactccgccgccacgaggcggaaccaatctagggttccggcagagctgttctgccagggacacttccctccgggagggggaaatcatcaccatcgtcatcaccaacgatcctctcatcgggagggggtcaatctccatcaacatcttcaccagcaccatctcatctcaaaccctagtttatctcttgtatccaatctttgtatccaaacctcagattggtacctgtgggttgctagtagtgttgattactccttgtagttgatgctagttggtttacttggtggaagatcatatgttcagatccattatgcatattaatacccctctgattatgaacatgaatatgctttgtgagtagttacgtttgttcctgaggacatgggagaagtcttgctattagtagtcatgtgaatttggtactcgttcgataatttgatgagatgtatgttgtcatccctctagtggtgtcatgtgaacgtcgactacatgacacatcaccattgtttgggcctagtgggaggcattgggaagtaataagtagataatgggttgctagagtgacaaaagcttaaaccctagtttatgcgttgcttcgtaaggggctgatttggatccatatgtttcatgttatggttaggtttaccttaatacttctgttgtagttgcggatgcttgcaatgggggttaatcataagtgggatgcttgtccaagtaaggacagcacccaagcatcggtccacccacatatcaaattatcaaagtaccgaacgtgaatcatatgatcgtgatgaaaactagcttgaagataattctcatgtgtcctcgggagcgcttttcttcatataagagtttgttcgggcttgtcctttgatacaaaaaggattgggccatcttgctgctccttatttacttttattactttctattcgttataaattaccttatcacaaaactatctgttaccgataatttcagtgcttgcagataataccttactgaaaactgcttatgatttccttctgctcctcgttgggttcgacactcttacttatcgaaaaggctacgatagatcccctacacttgagggtcatcaagattcttttctggcgccgttgccgggaagtgaagcgcctttggtaggtggaatttggtaaggaaaaatttatatagtgtgctaaaatttactgtcacttgttactatggaaagtaatcctttgaggggtttgttcggggtatcttcacctcgtccggaaccacaattagttacccctcaacctattgaacctactgaaaatgtttactttgaaattccttcgggtatgatagagaaactgctagctaatccttttgcaggagatggaacattgcatcccggcttacacttaatctatgtggatgaagtttgtggattatttaagcttgcaggtatgcccgatcatgttatcaagaagaaggtcttccctttatctttgaagggagatgcattgacatggtataggctatgtgatgatatgggatcatgggactataagcaattgaaattggaatttcaccggaagttttatcatatgcatcttgttcatcgtgatcgtgattatatatataatttttggcctcgcgaaggagaaagcatcgctcaagcttggtggaggcttaagtcaatgttatattcatgccccaatcatgagctctcaagataaatgattattcaaaaaaattatgctcggctttctgacaacaatcgctccatgcttgatacttattgtac encodes the following:
- the LOC123104975 gene encoding two-component response regulator ORR41, with protein sequence MDRRRIRVLLVEDEEIHRVLARAVLRAAGVEADEAENGAEAVRRVRERVGGGGAYDLILTDKQMPVMDGHEATRQIRAMGVTTPIVAVSSDSLPSDVQAFTAAGADDFTPKPLTKEKVGHILSKFGLA